One window from the genome of Chloroflexota bacterium encodes:
- a CDS encoding type I 3-dehydroquinate dehydratase, producing the protein MTRPKICASIVNSDLEAIKRVEPLVDLYEMRIDLIGPEWKEFAGQLSKPWIACNRKRDEGGIWQGSEEERLAELLRALKLGAGIIDIELSTENLADVVTRIKEKAKCLISCHDTEETPSIAVMKELVQKQLAAGADICKVVTTARKFEDNVSTLQLIREFPEERIISFAMGPLGSVSRLLCPLVGGEFIYASIEPGGEAASGQITAGDLRKIYEMVKG; encoded by the coding sequence ATGACACGACCTAAAATCTGCGCCTCCATAGTGAATAGTGACCTTGAAGCTATCAAACGTGTTGAGCCGCTGGTTGATTTATACGAGATGCGAATAGACCTGATTGGCCCCGAATGGAAGGAGTTCGCCGGGCAGCTTTCGAAACCCTGGATTGCCTGCAATCGGAAACGGGACGAAGGGGGAATCTGGCAGGGTAGTGAGGAAGAAAGGCTCGCCGAGTTGCTCCGCGCTCTGAAACTGGGTGCGGGGATAATCGATATTGAGCTCAGCACGGAAAACCTCGCTGATGTTGTGACACGAATTAAAGAAAAGGCAAAATGCCTGATTTCCTGTCACGATACGGAAGAAACGCCTTCGATTGCTGTGATGAAGGAGCTGGTGCAGAAGCAGTTGGCTGCCGGTGCCGATATCTGCAAGGTGGTTACAACCGCCCGGAAATTCGAGGACAATGTGAGCACCCTGCAGCTAATCAGGGAATTTCCTGAAGAAAGAATTATCTCGTTTGCCATGGGGCCGCTTGGCTCTGTGAGTCGACTTCTCTGCCCACTGGTGGGCGGTGAGTTCATCTACGCTTCCATAGAACCGGGTGGAGAGGCGGCGTCGGGGCAGATTACGGCGGGCGACCTGCGAAAAATTTACGAAATGGTGAAAGGATGA
- the aroF gene encoding 3-deoxy-7-phosphoheptulonate synthase, with the protein MIIMKSEASKEEIAHVVKEIKKFGLKADVSQGEFRTVIGLVGDERKVDFSHFATLPGVKEAIPVESPYKLISREYGKQFDEGIDRRPIQVGNVAIGGDALVIIAGPCTIESRSQLFRIAEEVKKAGAHILRGGIFKPRSSVHSFQGLGANGHDEAEEALRWLHEAGQRFEMPVVTEVRGEAQIDLVASYADIIQIGARNMYSQDLLASVARAGKPVLFKRHFGAGVDEFLSFAEYMAAEGNKDIILCERGILPVGKGKNYTRYTFDLSAIPAIQKETYLPVVADPSHATGRRDLIFNMSCAAVAAGASGLMIETHYDPSEALVDGMQMITPDELKEVIGACQKIHELVAPRHEVKAVSG; encoded by the coding sequence ATGATAATCATGAAATCGGAAGCTAGTAAAGAGGAAATCGCCCACGTGGTGAAGGAGATTAAAAAATTTGGCCTTAAGGCCGATGTCTCGCAGGGGGAGTTCCGGACGGTAATCGGCCTGGTCGGCGATGAGAGAAAGGTGGACTTTTCCCACTTTGCCACCCTTCCCGGTGTGAAGGAGGCTATCCCGGTGGAATCGCCATACAAGCTTATCAGCCGGGAGTACGGCAAGCAATTTGATGAAGGGATAGACCGTCGGCCGATACAGGTGGGTAACGTGGCCATCGGTGGCGATGCTCTGGTAATTATTGCCGGGCCGTGCACCATTGAAAGCCGGTCGCAGCTCTTCCGCATCGCCGAGGAGGTGAAGAAAGCCGGCGCTCATATACTGCGGGGTGGCATATTCAAGCCCAGGAGTTCCGTCCATTCTTTCCAGGGACTGGGGGCCAACGGCCATGATGAAGCGGAGGAAGCGTTGCGGTGGTTGCATGAGGCCGGACAGCGCTTTGAGATGCCAGTGGTAACGGAAGTAAGGGGGGAGGCACAGATTGACCTGGTGGCCAGCTACGCTGATATAATACAGATTGGTGCCCGCAATATGTACAGCCAGGACCTGCTTGCCAGCGTGGCCAGAGCCGGGAAACCGGTCCTGTTCAAGCGCCACTTCGGTGCCGGCGTTGATGAGTTTCTGTCTTTCGCCGAATACATGGCGGCGGAGGGCAACAAGGATATTATTCTGTGTGAGCGCGGCATATTGCCCGTGGGAAAGGGAAAAAACTACACCCGCTATACCTTTGACCTCTCGGCGATTCCGGCAATTCAGAAGGAGACCTACCTGCCGGTGGTTGCCGACCCCAGCCATGCCACCGGGCGGCGCGACCTTATTTTCAATATGAGCTGCGCGGCAGTTGCCGCCGGGGCGAGCGGCCTGATGATAGAGACACACTATGACCCGTCGGAGGCGCTGGTTGACGGTATGCAGATGATAACGCCGGATGAGTTGAAAGAGGTTATCGGCGCCTGCCAGAAAATCCACGAACTGGTTGCCCCCAGGCACGAAGTAAAGGCGGTTAGTGGATGA
- the aroB gene encoding 3-dehydroquinate synthase, whose product MREISVALGSKSYPVFIGSGLLSQTGRYLKGRGFADRLVVITDSTVNRLYGRTLSLALEDDGFGVSTLELPPGEEQKSLENAGLLYEQLTAVRAERTTPILALGGGVIGDLAGFVAATYQRGVPLVQLPTTLLAQVDSSVGGKVAVDHGQLKNMIGAFYQPEMVITDTSTLKSLPDEELVNGLAEVIKSATIRDGRFFSFLEENMEKIKSLDEDILEETVYQSVKIKAEVVAEDELDMGLRHILNYGHTIGHAVESVSDFKIKHGKAVAIGMVAAARISNKRGMLGDNEVRRLLGLIEQAGLPTKIPDLGVEEIIQAMQHDKKVREGKARFVLLKSIGNAVVADDVSPNLVEEVLTQNDTT is encoded by the coding sequence ATGAGAGAGATTAGCGTAGCGCTGGGCAGTAAAAGCTACCCGGTATTTATCGGGTCTGGACTGCTGTCTCAAACGGGCCGCTATCTGAAGGGACGCGGATTTGCCGACCGGCTGGTGGTTATCACTGACTCCACCGTGAACAGACTGTATGGTCGCACACTGAGCCTGGCTCTGGAAGATGATGGGTTCGGGGTCAGCACCCTTGAGTTGCCCCCCGGTGAAGAGCAGAAGTCGCTGGAAAACGCTGGCCTGCTATACGAGCAACTGACCGCGGTTCGTGCCGAGAGGACGACGCCAATTCTGGCGCTGGGAGGAGGCGTAATCGGTGACCTGGCGGGGTTTGTGGCGGCCACCTATCAGAGGGGGGTGCCGCTGGTGCAGCTGCCGACCACGCTGCTTGCCCAGGTAGACAGCAGTGTTGGCGGGAAGGTGGCGGTGGACCACGGTCAATTGAAGAACATGATAGGTGCCTTCTACCAGCCGGAAATGGTCATCACCGATACCAGTACCTTGAAATCTCTGCCTGATGAAGAACTGGTCAATGGGCTGGCCGAGGTTATTAAAAGCGCGACCATACGGGATGGTCGGTTCTTTTCCTTTCTGGAGGAGAATATGGAAAAGATAAAATCACTTGATGAGGATATTCTGGAGGAGACTGTATATCAGTCGGTGAAAATCAAAGCGGAGGTGGTGGCGGAGGACGAGTTGGACATGGGCTTGAGGCATATTTTGAATTACGGCCATACCATCGGACATGCGGTTGAATCGGTCTCCGATTTCAAAATAAAGCACGGCAAAGCGGTGGCCATCGGAATGGTGGCAGCTGCCCGAATCTCCAATAAGCGCGGAATGCTTGGAGATAACGAAGTGAGAAGACTACTGGGATTAATAGAGCAGGCCGGCCTGCCCACGAAGATTCCCGACCTCGGGGTTGAGGAAATAATACAGGCGATGCAGCATGACAAGAAAGTGCGTGAGGGAAAAGCCAGGTTCGTACTGCTGAAATCAATCGGAAATGCGGTGGTTGCCGATGACGTTTCTCCAAATTTAGTCGAAGAGGTATTAACTCAGAATGACACGACCTAA